One Trichormus variabilis 0441 genomic window, AGAAAGTGTGCGAATCAAAATCACATTTTCGTACTCCTGAACTAAATCCAAGGCACTTTCCTCTGCAAAGTCTACATAAGCCTCATCTATGACTAAAACTCCAGATAACTCACTAGCTAACTTTCGTAAGTCATCATTTGGAACAATATGACCAGATGGACTATTAGGAGAAGCAATAAATGTCACCGCACCATCAGCAGCAATCAATTCTGCCACGGGTAAAACATTGTTTTCCTGATAGGGAATCTCTAAAATGTCCGCCGCCTGCATCTGAGTTAATGTGCGATAAAGCACATAAGTAGGCATAGGATAGACCACCTTCCGTCCCGGTTCAGTACAGGCACGAATGACTATACTCAATATTTCATCACTGCCATTACCAACAATGAGCCAATCACTAGGAACACCTAAAACTTTACTCGCAGCTTCTCTAAATTCTCCCCCAAGGGGTTCTGGATATCGCCGCAACCATTCACCATCAATATCTTGTAGTGCTGCTAACGCCGCAGGCGAAGGTGGATAGGGGTTCTCATTACTGTTGAGTTTAATCACCTGTGTTCCCCGTGGTGGCTGTTCACCAGGAACGTAGCTAGCCATAGCCTCAACATTAGAACGGAAATAATTAGTCATAAAAAATTCAAAATCAAGAAATGCAATCTAGGGTATCAAAATGCCAGACAAATGGAATCCAGAACAATATGAACGATTTCAAGCAGAACGAAGTCGTCCGTTTTATGACTTAGTAGATTTGGTACAACCCCAAGAGAACCTACGAATTTTAGATTTAGGATGTGGAACAGGAAAGTTAACCCAGTATCTCCATGACACATTAGCAGCTAAAGAGACATTGGGCATTGATGCTTCTGAGAAAATGCTGTCTGTGGCTAGTCAGTTTGCAGGTAATAGGTTGCGATTTGAGCAAGGACGTATTGAAGACAGCCCAGGTGAAGGAAAGTTCGATGTTGTGTTTTCTAATGCTGCTTTACAGTGGTTGACAGGACATGAGGCTTTATTTGAGAAGTTGCGAGACAAGCTGCAACCCAGTGGACAGTTAGCTGTACAAATTCCCACGATGGACGATGAACCAGTGCATCAGTTAGCAGTGGAGACAGCCAAAGAGTTTAGTCAAGAATTAGGGGGATATACGCGACGTTTGGAAGTACTGACTCCATCAGCGTACGCCAAACTACTTTATAAATTAGGCTTTGTCCAGCAACAAGTGAAGTTACAAATTTATGGCCATGTATTGCCTTCACGAGAAGCCGTTGTGGAATGGTATCGTGGCACATTACTCACAGCTTATGAATCACAATTAGATAGTCAAACCTATGAGCAGTTTGTGCAAAGGTATCAACAAAAATTATTTCAAGTCTTGCCCGATGAGCGTCCATTTTTTTTCCCCTACAAGCGGATTTTAATGTGGGGAAAGATTTAAATCTTTTGTCTCTATTGGATTAGAGATACTAAAAAGGCGCTCTCTAATAAATAACGAGAGCGCCTTTTCGTAAAAATAGAACCTGGCACCGAGCGATTGTGGCATAGGGCAACCCCTAGACTATCGTAGCCGTAGCAGCGTTTCACAACTGAGTTCGGGATGGAATCAGAGTGGTTCCACTGCACCATAGGCACCAGGAAAAGTTGTTGGGTCAGAAAACCCTGAAGACTGCAAAAAACGCGATATACCAAAGATTGTGAGGTCAAGCCCTCGGTCTGTTAGTACTCCTCAGCTTCATACATTACTGCACTTCCACTTAGAGCCTATAAACGGGTGTTCTGCCCGTGACCTTACCTACTTGGTGTAGTGAGAGCACTCATCTTGAGGTGGGCTTCCCACTTAGATGCTTTCAGCGGTTATCCGCTCCGCACTTGGCTACCCAGCGTCTACTGCGGGTACAATAACTGGTACACCAGCGGTGCGTCCTTCCCGGTCCTCTCGTACTAAGGAAGGCTCCTCTCAATGCTCTTACGCCTGCACCGGATATGGACCGAACTGTCTCACGACGTTCTGAACCCAGCTCACGTACCGCTTTAATGGGCGAACAGCCCAACCCTTGGGACGTACTTCCGCCCCAGGTTGCGATGAGCCGACATCGAGGTGCCAAACCTCCCCGTCGATGTGGACTCTTGGGGGAGATCAGCCTGTTATCCCTAGAGTAACTTTTATCCGTTGAGCGACGGCCATTCCATTCTGCGCCGTCGGATCACTAAGGCCTACTTTCGTACCTGCTCGACTTGTCGGTCTTGCAGTCAAGCTCCCTTTATGCCTTTACACTCGCCGCACGGTTTCCAAGCGTGCTGAGGGAACCTTTGCGCGCCTCCGTTACCTTTTAGGAGGCGACCGCCCCAGTCAAACTGCCCACCTGAAACTGTCCTTTTTCCGGATCACGGAAATAAGTTAGAATCCTAGCTTCGCCAGAGTGGTATCTCACCGTTAGCTCCATATTCCCCACAAGGAATACTTCATCGCTTCCCACCTATCCTGCGCAAGCGAAGCCCGGACACAATTCCAGGCTACAGTAAAGCTTCATAGGGTCTTTCTGTCCAGGTGCAGGCAGTCCGTATCTTCACAGACATTCCTATTTCGCCGAGTCTCTCTCTGAGACACCATCCAGATCGTTACGCCTTTCGTGCGGGTCGGAACTTACCCGACAAGGAATTTCGCTACCTTAGGACCGTTATAGTTACGGCCGCCGTTCACCGGGGCTTCGGTCGTCAGCTTCAAACTTTCGCCCTGACCAACTTCCTTAACCTTCCGGCACTGGGCAGGCGTCAGCCCCCATACTTCCTCTTACGAGTTTGCGGAGACCTGTGTTTTTGGTAAACAGTCGCCTGGATCTCTTCACTGCGACCCACCTCATCGGTGGGCACCCCTTCTTCCGAAGTTACGGGGCCATTTTGCCGAGTTCCTTAGAGAGAGTTATCTCGCGCCCCTTGGTATTCTCAACCTCCCTACCTGTGTCGGTTTCGGGTACGGGTACGATATGTTCATCACATTACTAGCTTTTCTTGACACTATCCTTCACTACTCGGAGTTCGTAAACTCCTCCCAAACCAATCAGGGCGTAGCTATCTTTCATGCGTCCCTAGCAATGCTCCCATACCATAGTCAGGGATTGTTGACCCTGTGTCCATCGACTACGCCTTTCGGCCTCGCCTTAGGTCCCGACTAACCCAGAGTGGACGAACCTGGCTCTGGAACCCTTAGGGTTTCGGGGCATTGGATTCTCACCAATGTTTGCGCTACTCAAGCCGACATTCTCACTTCCGTCTCGTCCACAGCTGCTTGCCGCTACTGCTTCTTCCTACTACGGAACGCTCCCCTACCGATTAATGTTTAGTTAATCCCACAGCTTCGGTACATCGCTTAGCCCCGTTCATTTTCGGCGCAAGATCGCTTGACTAGTGAGCTATTACGCACTCTTTCAAGGGTGGCTGCTTCTAGGCAAACCTCCTAGTTGTCTAGGCAATCTCACCTCCTTTATCACTTAGCGATGATTTGGGGACCTTAGCTGGTGGTCTGGGCTGTTTCCCTCTTGACGATGAAGCTTATCCCCCACCGTCTCACTGGCAATGTGTCCATCGGGTATTCTGAGTTTGTCTCGATTTGGTACCGGTCTCCCAGCCCGCACCGAAACAGTGCTTTACCCCCCGACTATAATCATTACCGCTGCGCCTCAACACATTTCGGGGAGAACCAGCTAGCTCCTGGTTCGATTGGCATTTCACCCCTAACCACAACTCATCCGCCGATTTTTCAACATCGGTCGGTTCGGACCTCCACTTGGTGTTACCCAAGCTTCATCCTGGCCATGGTTAGATCACCAGGGTTCGGGTCTATAAACACTGATTATCGCCCTTTTCAGACTCGGTTTCCCTTTGGCTCCGACATTCTCGTCTTAACCTACCAGTGCCTATAAGTCGCCGGCTCATTCTTCAACAGGCACGCGGTCATCCGTTTAATCGGACTCCCACTGCTTGTAAGCTAATGGTTTCATGTTCTATTTCACTCCCCTTGCGGGGTTCTTTTCACCTTTCCCTCGCGGTACTGGTTCACTATCGGTCACACAGTAGTATTTAGCCTTACGAGATGGTCCTCGCTGATTCACATGGGATTCCTCGTGCCCCATGCTACTCGGGATTCAGCTACTATCCTTCAATTTTCGACTACAAGACTTTCACTTTCTCTGGTGCAGTATTTAGCTGCTTCGTCTAATCTCTAGATTCGATATCGCTGTCCCACTACCCCAGTCAGTAAACCAACTGGTTTAGGCTCTTCCCCTTTCGCTCACCACTACTCAGGGAATCTCTTTTGATTTCTCTTCCTCCAGCTACTAAGATGTTTCAGTTCGCTGGGTTGGCTCTTTCCTGTCTATATATTCAACAGGTAGTATTTAGGGTTGCCCCATTCGGACATCTCCGGCTCATAGTTTGCTTCCAACTCCCCGGAGTATTTCGTCGGTAACCACGTCCTTCTTCGCCTCTGTGTGCCTAGGTATCCACCATTAGCCCTTATTAGCTTGACCACTTTTTCATTGGCTTATCCTGCATTCACAGTTTGTCTGTGTCTGCCTGCTAATCTAATCGCGTTTTTATGCAGTTTTCAAGGTTCTGGCTAGGTTTTACCCAGCAGTCTAACTTCCGTTAGTTGCTGAATTCTTCCTTTCTGGCTTTTCGCTTTTTCATGTGGAGGTTAGCGGACTCGAACCGCTGACATCCTGCTTGCAAAGCAGGCGCTCTACCAACTGAGCTAAACCCCCCCAACACAATTCAAAATTCAAAATTCAAAATTAATTAGTTTATTGCTTTTGACTTTTGACTTTTGACTTGCTTCAGGTGGGCCATCCTGGACTCGAACCAGGGACCTCACCCTTATCAGGGGTGCGCTCTAACCACCTGAGCTAATAGCCCATTATCGAACCAAATCATAGTTTGAAAGCTTCGACACTATCTGCGACCGACCTAGAGTAGACCATCTGTTCATCTATTTGCTCTGTGCTTTCGATTCTCAGTTGGGTAGGTCTCCCTAAAAGGAGGTGATCCAGCCACACCTTCCGGTACGGCTACCTTGTTACGACTTCACCCCAGTCACCAGCACTGCCTTAGGCATCCTCCCCCACGAATGGTTGGAGTAATGACTTCGGGCGTTGCCAGCTTCCATGGTGTGACGGGCGGTGTGTACAAGGCCCGGGAACGAATTCACTGCAGTATGCTGACCTGCAATTACTAGCGATTCCTCCTTCACGCAGGCGAGTTGCAGCCTGCGATCTGAACTGAGCTACGGTTTACGGGATTTGCTTGCTATCGCTAGCTTGCTGCCCTCTGTCCGTAGCATTGTAGTACGTGTGTAGCCCAAGACGTAAGGGGCATGCTGACTTGACGTCATCCCCACCTTCCTCCGGTTTGTCACCGGCAGTCTCTCTAGAGTGCCCAACTTAATGCTGGCAACTAAAAACGAGGGTTGCGCTCGTTGCGGGACTTAACCCAACATCTCACGACACGAGCTGACGACAGCCATGCACCACCTGTGTTCGCGCTCCCTAAGGCACTCTTCCCTTTCAAGAAGATTCGCGACATGTCAAGTCTTGGTAAGGTTCTTCGCGTTGCATCGAATTAAACCACATACTCCACCGCTTGTGCGGGCCCCCGTCAATTCCTTTGAGTTTCACACTTGCGTGCGTACTCCCCAGGCGGGATACTTAACGCGTTGGCTCCGGCACGGCTCGGGTCGATACAAGCCACGCCTAGTATCCATCGTTTACGGCTAGGACTACTGGGGTATCTAATCCCATTCGCTCCCCTAGCTTTCGTCCCTCAGTGTCAGTTACGGCCTAGCAGAGCGCTTTCGCCACCGGTGTTCTTCCTGATCTCTACGCATTTCACCGCTACACCAGGAATTCCCTCTGCCCCGAACGTACTCTAGCTCTGTAGTTTCCACTGCCTTTACAAGGTTGAGCCTTGCTCTTTAACAGCAGACTTACAGTGCCACCTGCGGACGCTTTACGCCCAATCATTCCGGATAACGCTTGCATCCTCCGTATTACCGCGGCTGCTGGCACGGAGTTAGCCGATGCTTATTCCTCAGGTACCTTCACTTTCTTATTCCCTGAGAAAAGAGGTTTACAACCCAAGAGCCTTCCTCCCTCACGCGGTATTGCTCCGTCAGGCTTTCGCCCATTGCGGAAAATTCCCCACTGCTGCCTCCCGTAGGAGTCTGGGCCGTGTCTCAGTCCCAGTGTGGCTGATCATCCTCTCAGACCAGCTACTGATCGTCGCCTTGGTGCGCTCTTACCACACCAACTAGCTAATCAGACGCGAGCTCATCTCTAGGCAATAAATCTTTCACCTTTCGGCACATCCGGTATTAGCCACCGTTTCCAGTGGTTGTCCCCGACCTAGAGCTAGATTCTCACGCGTTACTCACCCGTCCGCCACTAAATCCGAAGATTCCGTTCGACTTGCATGTGTTAAGCATACCGCCAGCGTTCATCCTGAGCCAGGATCAAACTCTCCGTTTTGAATCGTTTGTTTTTAGCTCATTTTGACTGCTCTTTATCCACCTCAGCCTGGTGTTTTTTATTTTCTTGACGCAGGCTATTGTCGTATACTAGCTTTCAAACTATAATATTTTCAAGGTTCGGACACCCTCCGAGCGGCGCTTCGTCGCGCCCCTCTCTCAGGCACTTATCCAATATATCTAACCCACTCTTCCTTGTCAACTACTTTTTCCATTTTTTTGCATTTTATTTTTTCTTCACCCTCAAACTCTCCACATACAAGCTTTTCAGGCAACAATGGTGTAGGAATTTTGCTGACGAAGGGAGGGTAGAAAATGAATTTTCAATCGGTAATAGCTACGTTGCATCAGTTTTGGGCTGAACGCGGTTGTTTGATTGCCCAGCCTTACGATATTGAGAAGGGTGCAGGGACAAAAAATCCGCATACATTTTTAAGGGCTTTGGGACCGGAACCTTGGGCAGTGGCTTATGTTGAACCGTGTCGTCGTCCTACTGACGGGCGTTATGGTGAAAACCCAAATCGTGTCCAGCATTATTATCAGTACCAAGTTTTGATTAAGCCATCGCCAGATAATATTCAGGATATTTATCTGGATTCGTTGCGGGCTTTGGGTATTCGTCCTGAGGATCACGATATTCGCTTTGTCGAGGATAATTGGGAGGATGCTACGGTTGGTGCTTGGGGTACTGGTTGGGAAGTTTGGTTGGATGGGATGGAAATTACTCAGTTTACTTACTTTCAACAGTGTGGAGGTATTGATTGCCGTCCGGTGTCAATTGAGATTACCTATGGTTTAGAGCGATTGGCGATGTACCTGCAAGAAGTGGAGGCGATTACGAAGATTCATTGGACAGATGATATTACCTATGGTGATGTTTTTCTGCAAAACGAGATTGAGCAGAGTACATATAATTTTGAAGCGTCTAATCCTGAGTTGTTGCTGACACTGTTTAGTTTGTATGAGCAGGAAGCTACCCAGTTAACGGAGAAGGGTTTGGTTTTACCCAGTTTAGATTATGTGATGAAGTGTTCGCACACGTTCAATTTGCTGGATGCTAGAGGCGTGATTTCTGTAACAGAACGCACTCGTTACATTGCTAGGATTCGTCATTTGGCGCGGAAGGTGGCTAATTTATATGTTGAACAAAGGGAAAAGTTGGGTTTCCCGTTGCTAAAAAATGTCCCTGTTGCACAGTAGAAACTGGTGCTTAATCTTTGTTAAAACTTAGTAAGATTTCTTAACCCTCCACAAACCAAGGAGGGTTATGGGTTTGTTTACAAAATATTCATGGTGCGAAAGAGATGGTGAATTGGAGTGAAGTTTTAGAACCGATTGCGGCTTGGTTTCGTTCTTTGGGGGTTCCTGAACCGATTGTGCATTGGGGACATCCATTGATGATGGCAATTGTAATTTTTATTTTGGGTAGTTACGTTGGCTGGGCTGGTTGGCGAGGTAAGCTGCTGGAGGAGAAAGATAATGATGGGGCGATAAAGAATCGAATTGCTCATCGACAATTAGCACCGTTGCTGTTTTTATTTTTAGCGGGTGGTTATACAGGTGGAGTGTTGTCTTTGGTGATGCAGCATAAACCACTGTTTGAAAGTCCTCATTTCTGGACTGGTTCGTTGGTGTTGTTTGTGTTGCTTATCAACGGCGGAATTTCTTTGAGTGGGTTTGGTGGAGATAAAAAAATTTTACGGGCGGTTCACGCTTATTTAGGGAGTGTGGCGATCGCTATCTTATTTGTCCATGCTGTTCTAGGCTTTAATTTGGGTATTTCTTTGTAAAGTGGTGATACAACATTTATAATTCAAAGCCTGCACACGCGGGCTTTGTTTGTATAAACCTGATGAACTATACTTCACGAGAAGTATCAAGAATATTGCCATCAGATGCTTTTGCAAGAAGTCTTATGATTCAAACTAGTGGTGTAATTATCTGCCTTGGCTACATTTTAGGATTGTTATTTACAGCAGTTCCTGGGAGTGGAGTTTGGATTTTAGTCTTAGGAATCGTGTGTGCAGTCTTTTTGAGAAGAGGGGCAAAACCACAACGACTTCTACAAAAATCAGCAAATGATGTAGCGTCTAACAGTTTACTCCTGACTCCGCTTCCACGAGTGTGGTTAATTGCTGGGTTGGTGGGGTTGTTAGCAAGTTTCTATTTTCAATGGCGTGTACCTCAACCAACAGCAACAGATATTAGTCAATTTGTCTCATCAGATAGCAATAATCAAGAACAATTGGTGATTGTGCGTGGGGAAATCGCAAGTAATCCGCGCTTGACTCGCAGCCAAAGGGGACAATTTTGGTTGCAAGTATCTCAGTTAGATGAAGTGAGAAATCAGAAAGATACGAAAGAAACTCAAAAAGGGGCAAGTGGTAAGTTATATGTAACTGTGCCTATACTCAAGGCTACTGGTTTACATCCTGGGCAAGAAATTGCGGTGACGGGGGTGTTGTATAAACCAAAGGCTGCATCAAACCCTGGGGCTTTTGATTTTAAAAATTATCTGGAACGGGAGGGGACATTTGCTGGTTTGATGGGACGGCAGATTAATATTTTGGATGAAGAACGACAATGGGGATGGTGGCAAATTCGGGAACGGATTGTGCGATCGCAAGTTATGGGGTTAGATATACCAGAAGGGCCTCTTGTGAGTGCAATGGTTTTGGGTAGCAAGGCTGTTGATTTACCTTACGATGTCCGCGATTTATTTGTACAAGCAGGATTAGCCCATGCTTTGGCGGCTTCAGGATTTCAAACTTCGCTGATTTTAAGTGTCATTTTACAGCTAACTAAGCGGGCAAAAAAGGTGACTCAGGTTAGCCTGGGTGGGTTGGCTTTGATTATTTTCCTGAGTTTAACGGGATTTCAGCCTGCTGTACTTAGGGCTGTGATTATGGGTTTTGCCGCTTTAGTGGGTTTGGCATTAGATAGGAAAGTGAAACAGTTGGGTTCGCTGTTATTAGCCGCAACTATATTATTAGTATTTAATCCTTTGTGGATTTGGGATTTAGGTTTTCAGTTGAGTTTTTTAGCGACACTGGGATTAGTGGTGAGTGTCCCAGCGATAACTAGTTTTTTAGATTGGGTTCCCCCAGCGATCGCCTCTTTGATTTCCGTTCCTCTGGCTGCTACAATTTGGACTCTACCCTTACAACTGTTTGTGTTTGGGGTTGTGCCTGCTTATAGTTTGCTGCTGAATATTATTACCACACCGTTAATCTCGATTATTAGCATTGGTGGAATTATCAGCGCGATGTTTGCATTAATTTTGCCTGGCGCTGGTAGTTTTGTGGCAGGGTTTCTCCACTATCCCACTGATTGGTTAATTAGATTAGTCGAAATTTTCAGCCAGTTACCAGGGAATTCCTTGGTTTTGGGTAGCATCTCAACTTGGCAGCTATTGGCAATTTATGGGCTAGTGTTTCTGGTTTGGTTGGTAACCTGGTGGCAGAAACGCTGGTGGTTTGCAGGTTTGATAGCTATTGGTTTGGTTTTATTTCCCGCTTGGCATTCGGCAAGTACGTTATCGCGGGTTACGGTATTAGAAGCTGGGGCGGAACCTGTTGTGGTTGTACAAGATAGAGGTACAGTTACTTTAATTAATAGTGGCGATGAAGGTACAGGGCGCTTCACGATTTTACCCTTTTTACAGCAGCAAGGTGTGAATCAAGTTGATTGGGCGATCGCTACGGATTTTCAACGGAATAATAATGATGCTTGGTTAGAAGTTCTGCAACGTCTAGGGATTAAAAACTTTTATGCTTATGCAACTAATAAGGAAAATTCTCTAGCAGATCAGGCAATCCCGCAAATATTACAAAAGCAAAAGGGAATTTATCAACTTTTACCTGTTGGGCAAACTATTAATCTTGGTTCTACGGTAGCCCAATTAATCAACGAACAACCAATGATGCAGTTGCAGGTTTTAGGACAGAGTTGGTTACTAGTGGGAGATGTGGAAGCGAAAGAAGTAGAAAGAATTATGAAAGCTGGAGGTTGGCCTAGTCCTCAAGTGTTGTGGTGTAATGCTGAGTCCTTGAAAGATTTGGTAATGATGCTTAAACCACAGGTGGCGATCGCTTCTTCTGGTAGTCTGGAGACTACGGTCTTGTCTGAACTTAGTAAAACATCAACTAAAGTTTTCGTGACAGCCCAAGATGGGGCTATTCAATGGATGCCGAATGGTGAGTTTGAATCATTTACTCAGGTGTCTGAGAGTAAGTCTTCCGTTTTGTAATCATTGGTTTTGTTTCACGCCCAGACAAGACAAGTTGATTAAAGATTTTGGGCTAAAGCTACAGCACCCCATAATGGTGCATCATCGGCTAATACTGCTGGCACGATTTCCAATGGTACTTCTGGTAATGCTGTGAACCTGGCTGTTTCTTGTAATACAGTCCACCAAATTTCCCCTGCTTTGGTGACGCTACCACCTAAAATAAAACGTTGGGGGTTAATGAGATTGGCTACATTACCGATACCTACACCTAAGGCCCAAGCGGATTTTTGCAAAACAGCTTGAGCTAGATTATCTCCTTTTGTAGCCGCTTCGCTGATTAGTTGACCTGTAAGTAAATTTAAGTTATTCCCTACCAAATTTCTGAGTATTTGTCCGTCTTCCCGTTCTGGTTGATTTTCTAAAATATCTTTAGCATTTTGCGCCATGTAGGGCCCTGATGCTAAACGTTCTACGCATCCACGCTTACCACATAAACATATAGGCCCAGCAGGTTCTACAACTATATGGCCAATTTCACCAGCCATGCCAACTGCACCCCGCCAAGGTTTACCGTTGAGTATCCACCCGCCACCCACACCGGTGCTGATGGTAATGTAAAACAGGCTATCGTATCCTTGACCTGCACCAAAGTGCTGTTCACCCAAAGCCGCAACGTTGGCATCATTGTCTACACTAGTAGGGACACCAAACTCTTTCTCTAGCAAGCTTTTTAGGGGAATATTTTCCCAACCAGGGACGTGATGAGATAGTCTGACAGTCCCGGTGGTTGCGTCTACGGGGCCGCCGAAGCTGACACCAATGGCGGTGGGAGTTTCACCTTGGAGTAAGGAATGAATGAGCGATCGCATAATTTCCAAGTCTGTGTTAGCATCTCCATTGATTGGGGAAAAGCGACGTTCATAACGCAACCATTTTCTAGAATCAGCATTTACTAACCCTGCTGCTAGCTTCGTTCCCCCAAAATCCAGCGCTAAAGTTAATTTCATCGTTTTTTCGTTAAAAACCAATATCAGGTTAAGTCTAGGACATCACAGCAAAAAGTTTACCTGTGCATTGGTTTAATCTATATGTCATCTAATTTTATCTATTGAGAATATTTATTATTTGTATTGAGCTATCCAATAGCTACAAATATAGATTTTTCTATAATTAAATGCTCGTAAACCTTATCCGGAGAGAGATTTGTGAAATTACCTGAGTTAAAAATCATCATAAATATTAATAAATACTTGCATTT contains:
- the glyQ gene encoding glycine--tRNA ligase subunit alpha, translated to MNFQSVIATLHQFWAERGCLIAQPYDIEKGAGTKNPHTFLRALGPEPWAVAYVEPCRRPTDGRYGENPNRVQHYYQYQVLIKPSPDNIQDIYLDSLRALGIRPEDHDIRFVEDNWEDATVGAWGTGWEVWLDGMEITQFTYFQQCGGIDCRPVSIEITYGLERLAMYLQEVEAITKIHWTDDITYGDVFLQNEIEQSTYNFEASNPELLLTLFSLYEQEATQLTEKGLVLPSLDYVMKCSHTFNLLDARGVISVTERTRYIARIRHLARKVANLYVEQREKLGFPLLKNVPVAQ
- a CDS encoding ROK family protein, giving the protein MKLTLALDFGGTKLAAGLVNADSRKWLRYERRFSPINGDANTDLEIMRSLIHSLLQGETPTAIGVSFGGPVDATTGTVRLSHHVPGWENIPLKSLLEKEFGVPTSVDNDANVAALGEQHFGAGQGYDSLFYITISTGVGGGWILNGKPWRGAVGMAGEIGHIVVEPAGPICLCGKRGCVERLASGPYMAQNAKDILENQPEREDGQILRNLVGNNLNLLTGQLISEAATKGDNLAQAVLQKSAWALGVGIGNVANLINPQRFILGGSVTKAGEIWWTVLQETARFTALPEVPLEIVPAVLADDAPLWGAVALAQNL
- a CDS encoding DUF4079 domain-containing protein, with the translated sequence MVNWSEVLEPIAAWFRSLGVPEPIVHWGHPLMMAIVIFILGSYVGWAGWRGKLLEEKDNDGAIKNRIAHRQLAPLLFLFLAGGYTGGVLSLVMQHKPLFESPHFWTGSLVLFVLLINGGISLSGFGGDKKILRAVHAYLGSVAIAILFVHAVLGFNLGISL
- a CDS encoding methyltransferase domain-containing protein, encoding MPDKWNPEQYERFQAERSRPFYDLVDLVQPQENLRILDLGCGTGKLTQYLHDTLAAKETLGIDASEKMLSVASQFAGNRLRFEQGRIEDSPGEGKFDVVFSNAALQWLTGHEALFEKLRDKLQPSGQLAVQIPTMDDEPVHQLAVETAKEFSQELGGYTRRLEVLTPSAYAKLLYKLGFVQQQVKLQIYGHVLPSREAVVEWYRGTLLTAYESQLDSQTYEQFVQRYQQKLFQVLPDERPFFFPYKRILMWGKI
- the hisC gene encoding histidinol-phosphate transaminase → MTNYFRSNVEAMASYVPGEQPPRGTQVIKLNSNENPYPPSPAALAALQDIDGEWLRRYPEPLGGEFREAASKVLGVPSDWLIVGNGSDEILSIVIRACTEPGRKVVYPMPTYVLYRTLTQMQAADILEIPYQENNVLPVAELIAADGAVTFIASPNSPSGHIVPNDDLRKLASELSGVLVIDEAYVDFAEESALDLVQEYENVILIRTLSKGYSLAGLRLGFGVGNPKLLDGLFKVKDSYNIDAIACKVAAVAITDQAYKNSCVAKVKASRTQLTKDLKQLGFHVWDSHGNFLLTKPPEGNAEYLYEKLKEQKILIRYFQQPGLEDKLRITVGTDEQNHILVRALRDLLR
- a CDS encoding ComEC/Rec2 family competence protein, with the translated sequence MIQTSGVIICLGYILGLLFTAVPGSGVWILVLGIVCAVFLRRGAKPQRLLQKSANDVASNSLLLTPLPRVWLIAGLVGLLASFYFQWRVPQPTATDISQFVSSDSNNQEQLVIVRGEIASNPRLTRSQRGQFWLQVSQLDEVRNQKDTKETQKGASGKLYVTVPILKATGLHPGQEIAVTGVLYKPKAASNPGAFDFKNYLEREGTFAGLMGRQINILDEERQWGWWQIRERIVRSQVMGLDIPEGPLVSAMVLGSKAVDLPYDVRDLFVQAGLAHALAASGFQTSLILSVILQLTKRAKKVTQVSLGGLALIIFLSLTGFQPAVLRAVIMGFAALVGLALDRKVKQLGSLLLAATILLVFNPLWIWDLGFQLSFLATLGLVVSVPAITSFLDWVPPAIASLISVPLAATIWTLPLQLFVFGVVPAYSLLLNIITTPLISIISIGGIISAMFALILPGAGSFVAGFLHYPTDWLIRLVEIFSQLPGNSLVLGSISTWQLLAIYGLVFLVWLVTWWQKRWWFAGLIAIGLVLFPAWHSASTLSRVTVLEAGAEPVVVVQDRGTVTLINSGDEGTGRFTILPFLQQQGVNQVDWAIATDFQRNNNDAWLEVLQRLGIKNFYAYATNKENSLADQAIPQILQKQKGIYQLLPVGQTINLGSTVAQLINEQPMMQLQVLGQSWLLVGDVEAKEVERIMKAGGWPSPQVLWCNAESLKDLVMMLKPQVAIASSGSLETTVLSELSKTSTKVFVTAQDGAIQWMPNGEFESFTQVSESKSSVL